From the genome of Nitrosomonas sp. Is79A3:
GCAGTTATTGCAAGATCCATTTTTAAACATATTGCGGAAAGAACATATTCCGGTATCAATATATTTAGTAAATGGTATTAAATTGCAAGGACAAATTGATTCATTTGATCAATATGTAGTACTGTTGAAAAACTCAGTTACGCAAATGGTGTACAAGCATGCAATCTCTACAGTGGTCCCCGCAAGAGCTGTTACTATTCCGATTGAGACAATGGAAGCTCGCGACACCTGATGCCTGAATCAGGAATGGAAAAAATAAAGGCTGTTAATCCAGCAATCCTGGTTGGTCTTGATTTTGGTAGCGTCATGCATAAAGATAGCCTGCAAGAGCTAAAGCAATTGGCCATTAGCGCTAAGCTCCAGGTTCTGACGATTGTGGAAGGAAAGCGTTCTCACCCTGATCCCACTACCTATATCGGAAGTGGTAAAGTTAATGAGATTGCGCAACTAATAGCGCAGAATGAAGCTTCGCTAGTAATATTCAACCATGACTTATCTCCAGCGCAACAACGTAACTTGTCCTTACGTTTAAATTGTAATGTCATTGACCGAACTAGCTTGATTCTCGACATTTTCTCTCAACGTGCTAAGAGCCATGAAGGAA
Proteins encoded in this window:
- the hfq gene encoding RNA chaperone Hfq, with product MGNKGQLLQDPFLNILRKEHIPVSIYLVNGIKLQGQIDSFDQYVVLLKNSVTQMVYKHAISTVVPARAVTIPIETMEARDT